The DNA sequence CCGGTCTTCCTTTTCCACGATATTGTCCGGTTCCAGAGGCCGGGTGAAGCTGGGCCAGCCCGTGCCGGATTCATATTTATCCAGAGAGCTGAAAAGGGGCTCTCCGGATACGATGTCCACGTAAATCCCTTCTCTCTTGTTATCCCAGTACGCATTTTTAAATGGAGGTTCGGTCCCCTCTTTCTGGGTCACTTCATACTGTATATCCGTCAATTTCTCCCGGAGTACTTTGTTGCTGGGCTTGGAATAGGAAGACTCGATGGACCGGTCCGGAGCCGGTTTTTCTTCTTCGCTCCAAACGTTTTCCAGGAACTGGTCGCGGCCGGATTTCCATCGATAGAATTTGTACCGGAGGGCATGGGTTTCGTAATAATCCTGATGGTAGTCCTCCGCCCGATAAAAACGTCTCAGGGGAAGGATTTCGGTGGCAATGGGTTTGGAGAAACGTCCCGAACTTTCCAGTTGGGCTTTAGACTTTTCAGCCAGGTTCCTCTGCTCCTCGTCATGGTAGAATATGGCGGTTCGATATTGCGGCCCTCGATCCACGAATTGGCCGTCCGGATCAGTGGGATCCACGTGCCGCCAGAAGACCTGGAGCAGTGCCTCATAGGAGACCTTTCGAGGATCATACGTTACCTGAACCGCCTCCAGGTGTCCGGTGTCCCCGGTGGACACCTCTTCGTAGCTCGGATCCGGTTTTTCTCCGCCGGTATATCCTGAGATCACTTCGGTCACACCCGCTACTTTTTCAAAATCCGCCTCCACACACCAAAAACAGCCGCCCGCAAAGGTAGCCGTGTTAAGGCCCTGTCGCTGATCGTTCATCGCCTCACTCTCCTTATGATTTACTTGGGTCTCCTCCCCCAAAGCCCCTCCTACCCCGTGCCAGATTCCCAACAAAATAAGTAGGGCCAAAAAGACCCAAAGCTTCCCTATCCCCATAATCATCTCCTCCACTAATTCAGGACAAACACGGGACCATCATTCGGCGGCCGCCCCAGGGCCTTGAATGCCTGTTACGGAAAGGTGGATTTCGTGCGTTTAATCCATCGCTCTTTCAGCTTTGTCTCCGGCTTCTTCCAGCTTATCTCCTGTTTCCTCAATGGCCTCATCCACCTTTTCTCCTGCTCTCTCCATGGGGCCTTTGTCCTCGCAGGCAAAAAACGAAATGGCTGCACACAAGCCCAGAATGCATAAAATCTTTTTGAAGTTATTCATTGCGCCCACTCCTTTCTCCGGCTGGGTACAGACATTCATCTCTCAAAAATTGGGTATCCATGGTATTTTTCAGGATATTTCATCGATTGTCAGGGTCACGCCTTCGACTTAAGATTAGACTATTTCTTTTCTTGCCCGCCCCCTCTGTCCACGTTTTCATCTGGTGTGGACGTGTAACCGGGCTCTCGTTCGATTTCGGCTTTACAGAGATTGCAGATCACTTTCCCCTCTCTACGGCTCAATTCTTCCAAGGGAACCGAAATTTTCTTGTCCCCGAGTCCCATAAACCCGCCAACAGAGATAACGGCCTGCACCTTCTGTCCGTTTTCGCTGATAATGACATCCTCCACCTTGCCGATCTCTTCGCCCTGAGGGTTAGTGACGGTCTGGTCCATGAGATCGCTGATCCTAAAGCGGGACCTGTCCATCCGACCGGGACCCGTATCTCCCTGCTCCCTGCCGTACCGGTATGAATCCGGACCCCCTCTGCGACCATGGGTCTTTCGCTCGTACCTGTGCCAGCGAGGTTCGTCCCGGTCTCGCCGTCCGGGGGGGCAGCGATACCCGTAATCCTCTGAATAGGGGCACCGTTCCCGATCATACATGGGGCCATCCCAACCGTAAGGTCCGCCTTCTCTACCATATCCCCCCGGAGTGTACGGATCGTACCGCCGGGTCCAGTAAGGATCGTGCCATCGGGTAGCGTAGGGTCTTCCGTATGGATACCGGGCACGCTGCCAGGCCAACCGCCGCTCCGGCGATTCATATTCGTCCATCTCTTCAAGCTCCTCTTCCGTTCCCTGATAGACTGCCTCATTCCATTTACTCAACCGCAGCGTATCCAGAGGGATAGCGACTCTCTTTTCCCCCAGGCCCAGAAAACCGCCCACATCCACGATGACCTTCTCCACTTGGCCGTCATAGTTGACGATCACATTCTCCACCTCTCCGACATTCTTGCCACGGCGGGTGATGAGATCGCGGCCGATGAGGGGATAAGTGCCTGTCGATATCTGGGCGTCTGGTCCGGCGCCTTGATCCGTGGTCCTGTTTCCCTCGATCTTCTTTTCGGCAGATTCGCCTGCCGGATCGCGGGAAGTATCCTGCTGTGAAAATGAAGCGCCGGTCCAGACAAAAACGCAAGTCAGGAACAGACAGGCCATAAATAGCTTTTTACGATGGGTTTTAAGTGAGTTATCCGTTTTTTTGGTTTTCATGATCAGCCTCCTTTTCTCCTCATTCTCTGTTTTGATGGTTATTTTCCTCTGACGCCGATGTACTGAACACTTCCCTTGAAGGTCCGGCATCCGGAATACATCGATTTTCAACCCGGTTCCTCTGTTATGGATATGTAAGACCAGCTGTTTATTGCCCAGGCAGTCTTTGTAAAAAAGGGATCGCCGGGGCCCCGCCTATTTGAAAAATCCCGTATATCCCCGGAATTTTCCTCAGTCAAAACATTATCATCAGATCATGGTGTTTTGGGTATGAGGTCTTTCCTGTATTTGAAATATTTCGGCCCTTATCCTTGGTCAGCGCTTACCCAGGGGTGCATCGCTTTTCACACCTTTTTCTCTTTCCATCGACCCCGGGCAAACCAGTAGGAAATGGCGAGCCCCTTCAAGATGGTGGAACCGGAGATGGCCCACCAGACCCCGTTTACCCCCAGGCCCGCGGGACCGGTGAGCAAATAGGCCAGGGGGATTCTCGCCAGGTTGAGGGGCACGAATATGGCCATGGGAGGGATGGTGTCTCCTGCCCCGCTGAAGGCGCCCCCCAGAACGATTTCGATCCCCATGAACGCCTGGCTCACCGCCAGAATCTCCAGATAGGCGGCGCCCGCCTGGACCGTCCCCGGGTCATCGGAGAAAATCGCGGCAATTCTGTGGGAAAAGAGGAAAAAGCATCCGGAAAAGATAAGCAGTATGGCCGCAACCACCCCGGCGGCGATCCAGCCGGCTCGATCCGCCCGTTCCGGTTTTTCAGCCCCCAGATTCTGACCGATGCAGGTGGCTGCGGCTATGGCGAATCCCATGGCAAGGAAGAAACTCACCCCTTCCACCGTGTGACCGATCCGAAGCGCAGCGACATAACGCGCACCATAGGAGGCGGGAAGGCGCGTCATCACCATGTAAACAGCTGGAAAAAGCGTCTGGCTGACGGCTTCCGGAAGACCGATCCGAATAATACTGAACAACAATTTCCAGTCCCACCCCATCCACATCTGCGATCGGATTCCTATGACGCCTTCAGATACGGTGGGCAAAAGACCTCGAACCCAATGTCCGGCCCGGCAATCGGACAGACCGCCCGACCCCAGCCGTTCCCTTTTCCATAGAAGCCGAAGTCCCAGGACCACGAACAAGAGCCGCGAAAGAACCGTGGCGAGCGCCGCTCCCTTGAGTCCCATGGCCGGAAGACCGCCTGCACCGAGCATAAGCACCGGATCCAGGGCCGTATTGACAACCAGCGAAATGGACATAAGCCACATGGGAGTGACCGTATCGCCCGCCGCCTGAAAGGTCCTAAAAATCTGGAAAGAGAGAAAGATCAGAGGGCACCCCAGCAGGATCATCCGGAGATACTCGGATCCCTGTGCGGTAACCTCCCATCCTGTCCCCATTATCTGGAAGAGAAACGGCGTAAGGAACCAGAGGACAGATCCGATGGCCACAGCCAACCCGAATGAATAGGCCAGGCTTCGGGTGGCCACGGTCTCCGCCTGTTCCAAATCTGATTCGCCGATCCGTCTGGCGACCATGGCAGCGCTGCCTACGGCGACCAGGTTGGACAGGCCGAACAGGGACCACAGGACAAAGCCCCCGGCGGCGATCCCTGCGAGGGCAATTTTCCCCAGCAATCGCCCTACCCAAATGGTGTCGATGATGTTATACGCCCCCTGGAGGTACATCATCAGAATGACCGGACCGGCCAGACGAAGGATCACCGGGGTCAGCGGGCCTTCGCCGGTGATCCTTTCCCTGAGGGGAGCGGGGCAGGATTCAATTTTCATCAGAGCCTTTATGGAGTTC is a window from the Deltaproteobacteria bacterium genome containing:
- a CDS encoding PRC-barrel domain-containing protein — protein: MKTKKTDNSLKTHRKKLFMACLFLTCVFVWTGASFSQQDTSRDPAGESAEKKIEGNRTTDQGAGPDAQISTGTYPLIGRDLITRRGKNVGEVENVIVNYDGQVEKVIVDVGGFLGLGEKRVAIPLDTLRLSKWNEAVYQGTEEELEEMDEYESPERRLAWQRARYPYGRPYATRWHDPYWTRRYDPYTPGGYGREGGPYGWDGPMYDRERCPYSEDYGYRCPPGRRDRDEPRWHRYERKTHGRRGGPDSYRYGREQGDTGPGRMDRSRFRISDLMDQTVTNPQGEEIGKVEDVIISENGQKVQAVISVGGFMGLGDKKISVPLEELSRREGKVICNLCKAEIEREPGYTSTPDENVDRGGGQEKK
- the msrB gene encoding peptide-methionine (R)-S-oxide reductase MsrB, with protein sequence MGIGKLWVFLALLILLGIWHGVGGALGEETQVNHKESEAMNDQRQGLNTATFAGGCFWCVEADFEKVAGVTEVISGYTGGEKPDPSYEEVSTGDTGHLEAVQVTYDPRKVSYEALLQVFWRHVDPTDPDGQFVDRGPQYRTAIFYHDEEQRNLAEKSKAQLESSGRFSKPIATEILPLRRFYRAEDYHQDYYETHALRYKFYRWKSGRDQFLENVWSEEEKPAPDRSIESSYSKPSNKVLREKLTDIQYEVTQKEGTEPPFKNAYWDNKREGIYVDIVSGEPLFSSLDKYESGTGWPSFTRPLEPDNIVEKEDRRLFSTRIEVRSKHADSHLGHVFKDGPPPNGLRYCMNSAALRFIPKEKMEEEGYGEYLDLFQKGAETKK
- a CDS encoding polysaccharide biosynthesis C-terminal domain-containing protein translates to MKIESCPAPLRERITGEGPLTPVILRLAGPVILMMYLQGAYNIIDTIWVGRLLGKIALAGIAAGGFVLWSLFGLSNLVAVGSAAMVARRIGESDLEQAETVATRSLAYSFGLAVAIGSVLWFLTPFLFQIMGTGWEVTAQGSEYLRMILLGCPLIFLSFQIFRTFQAAGDTVTPMWLMSISLVVNTALDPVLMLGAGGLPAMGLKGAALATVLSRLLFVVLGLRLLWKRERLGSGGLSDCRAGHWVRGLLPTVSEGVIGIRSQMWMGWDWKLLFSIIRIGLPEAVSQTLFPAVYMVMTRLPASYGARYVAALRIGHTVEGVSFFLAMGFAIAAATCIGQNLGAEKPERADRAGWIAAGVVAAILLIFSGCFFLFSHRIAAIFSDDPGTVQAGAAYLEILAVSQAFMGIEIVLGGAFSGAGDTIPPMAIFVPLNLARIPLAYLLTGPAGLGVNGVWWAISGSTILKGLAISYWFARGRWKEKKV